In one window of Qipengyuania gaetbuli DNA:
- a CDS encoding circularly permuted type 2 ATP-grasp protein, producing the protein MSGEAEFFNEMREPDGSVRDAYADYCGWFNDQDSKLLKRKHAEAETNFRKTGITFNVYGEDEAEERLIPFDMVPRIITAGEWRRLTRGIEQRVSALNAFMHDLYHRQEIVRAGRLPQRLLRDNEAWLPNMVGFTPPGGVYTHIVGIDLVRTGPDEFFVLEDNARTPSGVSYMLENRETMMAMFPELFLRCPVESVSDYPRRLAKSLAACAPDCAGDKPVVAVLTPGIYNSAYFEHAFLADQMGAELVEGSDLRVVDGRVAMRTTSGYKAVDVIYRRVDDEFLDPLTFNPDSMLGVPGIMDVYRAGGVTIANAPGTGVCDDKAIYSFMPEIVEFYTGEKPLLPNVETWRCADEDSLKYVLDNLGELVVKEVHGSGGYGMLVGPASTKKEIEDFRAKLVDNPSNYIAQPTLSLSTCPIFTKKGLAPRHVDLRPFVLVSPDKIDITPGGLTRVALKEGSLVVNSSQGGGTKDTWVLKD; encoded by the coding sequence ATGAGCGGCGAGGCCGAATTCTTCAACGAGATGCGCGAACCCGACGGATCGGTTCGCGATGCCTACGCCGACTATTGCGGCTGGTTCAACGACCAGGACAGCAAGCTGCTGAAGCGCAAGCACGCGGAGGCCGAAACCAACTTCCGCAAGACCGGCATTACCTTCAACGTCTATGGCGAGGACGAGGCGGAAGAGCGCCTCATCCCCTTCGACATGGTCCCGCGCATCATCACGGCGGGCGAATGGCGTCGCCTCACGCGCGGCATCGAACAGCGCGTGTCCGCGCTCAATGCCTTCATGCACGACCTCTACCACAGGCAGGAAATCGTGCGCGCCGGACGCCTGCCGCAGCGCCTGCTGCGCGACAACGAGGCGTGGCTGCCCAACATGGTCGGCTTCACGCCGCCGGGCGGGGTCTACACCCATATCGTCGGCATTGACCTCGTGCGCACGGGGCCGGACGAGTTCTTCGTGCTGGAAGACAATGCTCGCACGCCATCGGGTGTCAGCTACATGCTGGAAAATCGCGAAACCATGATGGCGATGTTCCCCGAGCTCTTCCTGCGCTGCCCAGTCGAGAGCGTTTCGGATTATCCGCGCCGCCTTGCCAAGAGCCTTGCCGCCTGCGCGCCCGATTGCGCGGGCGACAAGCCGGTGGTCGCGGTGCTGACGCCGGGCATCTACAATTCCGCCTATTTCGAACACGCCTTCCTCGCCGACCAGATGGGCGCGGAGCTGGTGGAGGGCAGCGACCTGCGCGTCGTCGATGGCCGCGTCGCGATGCGTACGACCAGCGGCTACAAGGCTGTCGACGTCATCTATCGCCGCGTGGACGATGAATTCCTCGATCCGCTCACGTTCAATCCCGACAGCATGCTCGGCGTGCCGGGGATCATGGATGTGTACCGCGCGGGCGGGGTAACCATTGCCAACGCGCCGGGTACGGGTGTGTGCGACGACAAGGCGATTTATTCCTTCATGCCCGAAATCGTCGAGTTCTACACCGGCGAGAAGCCCTTGCTGCCGAATGTGGAAACGTGGCGTTGCGCAGACGAGGACAGCCTGAAATATGTCCTCGACAACCTCGGCGAGCTGGTCGTGAAGGAAGTGCACGGTTCGGGCGGTTACGGCATGCTGGTCGGTCCCGCCTCGACCAAGAAGGAAATCGAGGACTTCCGCGCCAAGCTGGTCGACAACCCCTCGAACTACATCGCTCAGCCGACGCTTTCGCTCTCGACCTGCCCGATCTTCACCAAGAAGGGCCTCGCGCCGCGCCATGTGGACCTGCGCCCCTTTGTGCTGGTCTCGCCCGACAAGATCGACATCACGCCCGGCGGCCTGACCCGCGTAGCGCTGAAGGAAGGCTCCCTGGTCGTGAATTCGAGCCAGGGCGGCGGCACGAAAGATACCTGGGTGCTCAAGGACTGA
- a CDS encoding alpha-E domain-containing protein: MLGRTANGLFWMFRYLERAENTARLIDAGLRMALTRDLVTAEEEWRSVIATAGQRAGYEAKHGTYTGNQTWNYMLREKGNSSSVLSMFSLVRQNARLARNAISGELWEAINENWLVIEDQLSKPVGENRVLDTVATIRRAGTMAHGALAGSMLRDEGYHFARAGTFIERADSIARILDIKYYLLLPSLSYVGSSLDTGQWDQVLRSVSGDRAYRWLNAGQIDARGICEFLILDESFPRSLAFCYCALRDDLAALARLHGSEGHSNMLMRDADTRLTELTIDDIFDQGLHEFLVEFTANNASIADAIANDYRFLV, from the coding sequence ATGCTGGGAAGAACCGCCAACGGACTGTTCTGGATGTTCCGCTATCTCGAGCGGGCCGAGAATACCGCGCGGCTGATCGACGCAGGGCTGCGCATGGCACTAACCCGCGACCTCGTCACTGCTGAAGAGGAATGGCGCTCTGTGATCGCCACCGCGGGGCAGCGCGCTGGCTACGAGGCCAAGCACGGCACCTACACCGGTAACCAGACCTGGAATTACATGCTGCGAGAGAAGGGTAACTCGTCATCGGTGCTGTCGATGTTCAGCCTCGTGCGACAGAACGCACGGCTGGCGCGCAACGCCATCAGCGGCGAATTGTGGGAAGCGATCAACGAGAACTGGCTAGTGATCGAGGACCAGCTGTCCAAGCCCGTGGGCGAGAACCGCGTACTCGATACGGTAGCGACGATCCGCCGTGCCGGTACAATGGCACATGGCGCACTGGCCGGGTCCATGCTGCGCGACGAAGGCTATCACTTCGCGCGCGCGGGCACCTTTATCGAGCGGGCCGACAGTATCGCGCGCATCCTCGACATCAAGTACTACCTCCTGCTGCCTTCGCTCTCCTATGTCGGGTCCAGCCTCGATACGGGACAATGGGACCAGGTGCTCCGGTCGGTTTCGGGCGACCGCGCCTACCGCTGGCTCAACGCAGGCCAGATCGATGCACGCGGGATCTGCGAATTCCTGATCCTCGACGAGAGTTTCCCGCGCAGCCTCGCCTTCTGCTATTGTGCGCTGCGAGACGACCTCGCCGCCCTTGCGCGCCTGCACGGCAGCGAAGGCCACAGCAACATGCTGATGCGCGATGCCGATACGCGACTGACCGAACTGACCATCGACGACATCTTCGATCAGGGCCTGCACGAATTCCTCGTGGAATTCACCGCGAACAATGCTTCGATCGCCGATGCCATTGCCAACGACTACAGGTTCCTTGTCTGA
- a CDS encoding transglutaminase family protein, which yields MRLSIRHTTRYRFDQPVVHALQRLRLVPKQTQGQEILDWSMEYENAREELQFEDQHHNTTTLVSVEQGTREVTITCRGRVDTHDHAGVIGQHAGHLPLWSFLTQSKLTRPGPGMRKFIGEMRKSDADRLEMLHELSRAILGRVEYTIGATHPGTSAEESFAARAGVCQDHAHIFIGSARAMDIPARYVSGYLMMNDRVEQDATHAWAEAYVEGLGWVGFDVSNGISPDTRYVRVATGRDYRDAAPVTGISFGNTTQVLEVDVAVEQQQVQQ from the coding sequence ATGCGCCTCTCGATCCGCCATACGACCCGCTACCGTTTCGACCAGCCCGTGGTGCACGCATTGCAGCGGCTGCGGCTGGTGCCCAAGCAGACGCAGGGGCAGGAAATCCTCGACTGGTCGATGGAATACGAGAACGCCCGCGAGGAACTGCAGTTCGAGGATCAGCACCATAACACCACAACTCTGGTGTCGGTCGAACAGGGCACGCGCGAGGTCACGATTACCTGCAGGGGCAGGGTCGACACGCACGACCATGCCGGTGTTATCGGACAGCACGCGGGGCATCTGCCCCTGTGGAGCTTCCTCACGCAGAGCAAGCTTACCCGCCCTGGTCCGGGCATGCGCAAGTTCATCGGCGAAATGCGCAAGTCCGACGCAGACCGGCTGGAAATGCTGCACGAGCTTTCGCGCGCGATCCTGGGCCGGGTGGAATATACGATCGGAGCCACTCATCCCGGCACTTCGGCAGAGGAAAGCTTCGCCGCGCGCGCAGGGGTCTGCCAGGACCATGCGCACATCTTCATCGGCAGTGCGCGGGCCATGGACATCCCGGCGCGCTATGTCTCCGGCTACCTGATGATGAATGATCGCGTCGAACAGGACGCGACCCACGCCTGGGCAGAAGCCTATGTCGAAGGGCTTGGCTGGGTGGGCTTCGACGTGTCCAACGGGATCTCCCCCGATACGCGCTATGTCAGGGTTGCCACGGGGCGGGATTATCGCGATGCCGCGCCGGTGACGGGCATCAGCTTCGGCAATACGACCCAGGTGCTCGAAGTCGACGTGGCGGTCGAACAGCAGCAAGTGCAGCAGTAA
- a CDS encoding proteasome-type protease yields MTYCVGMVLEKGLVLMSDTRTNSGVDNISVFRKMFTWQVPGERIITLMTAGNLATTQAVISQLEERAKEPDERDNAILKSPTMFQVATEIGRLLRDIISERQGVNGDRGHGRFTASIIVAGQIKGMEPRLFMVYPEGNFIEASLDTPFFQIGETKYGRPIIIRGYDRQMSLEDGVKLLMVSFDSTLKANLSVGLPLDLQVIERDSYESSHQHRVTHDDPYFQAISSSWGDALKNAFHSLPDYSFYFED; encoded by the coding sequence ATGACCTATTGCGTGGGAATGGTGCTCGAAAAGGGCCTCGTCCTGATGAGCGACACCCGCACCAATTCAGGCGTCGACAACATCTCGGTCTTCCGCAAGATGTTCACCTGGCAGGTCCCGGGCGAACGGATCATTACGCTGATGACGGCGGGCAATCTCGCCACGACGCAGGCAGTCATCAGCCAGCTCGAAGAACGCGCGAAGGAACCGGACGAGCGCGACAACGCGATCCTCAAGTCGCCGACCATGTTCCAGGTGGCGACCGAAATCGGGCGACTGCTGCGCGACATCATTTCCGAACGGCAGGGCGTGAACGGCGACCGCGGGCATGGCCGCTTTACGGCCTCGATCATTGTCGCAGGCCAGATCAAGGGCATGGAGCCGCGCTTGTTCATGGTCTACCCCGAAGGCAATTTCATCGAGGCCAGCCTCGATACACCCTTCTTCCAGATCGGTGAAACCAAGTACGGCCGCCCCATCATCATCCGCGGCTACGACCGACAGATGAGCCTTGAAGACGGGGTGAAGCTGCTCATGGTCAGTTTTGATTCCACGCTGAAGGCCAATCTCTCGGTCGGCCTGCCGCTCGACCTGCAAGTCATCGAACGCGACAGCTACGAGTCCAGCCACCAGCACCGCGTGACCCATGACGACCCCTATTTCCAGGCAATTTCGTCGAGCTGGGGTGACGCGCTCAAGAACGCGTTTCACTCGCTTCCCGACTACAGTTTCTACTTCGAGGACTAA
- a CDS encoding response regulator transcription factor, with protein sequence MEQQHTLHIVDGSSRARAEQAHLGFDIGHHCEVYADVDELIAAAPDRGVVIACDEEGRGSVAQVLRRLAYAGLWLPVVATSSDPRPGRVVAAIKAGALDYLRLPLQVERLAETVVRIAEEAEAYGIARRKMIDARNRLATLSPREREVLDWLAEGRSNKMIARELAISPRTVEIHRANMMSKLGAHHAAEAVRLRIEAHLDGVQASFA encoded by the coding sequence ATGGAACAACAGCATACCCTTCACATCGTCGACGGCTCCAGCAGGGCGCGGGCAGAGCAGGCGCATCTCGGCTTCGACATCGGACACCACTGCGAAGTCTATGCGGATGTCGATGAACTCATCGCCGCCGCACCGGACAGGGGCGTGGTCATCGCCTGCGACGAAGAGGGGCGCGGTTCGGTCGCCCAGGTGTTGAGGCGGCTGGCGTATGCAGGACTATGGCTGCCCGTGGTCGCCACATCGTCGGACCCGCGGCCCGGCCGGGTGGTGGCAGCGATCAAGGCTGGCGCGCTCGATTACCTTCGCCTCCCGCTGCAGGTCGAACGCCTCGCCGAAACGGTGGTGCGCATTGCAGAGGAAGCGGAAGCCTATGGCATTGCGCGCCGCAAGATGATCGACGCCCGCAATCGCCTGGCCACACTGTCACCACGCGAGCGGGAAGTGCTCGACTGGCTGGCGGAAGGGCGGAGCAACAAGATGATCGCGCGCGAGCTCGCAATCAGTCCGCGCACGGTCGAAATCCACCGCGCCAACATGATGAGCAAGCTGGGCGCACATCACGCCGCTGAGGCTGTCAGGTTGCGTATCGAAGCGCATCTGGATGGCGTGCAGGCGAGTTTCGCCTAG
- a CDS encoding extensin-like domain-containing protein — translation MRIGSLAAIAVSLLAASCGMVPDRRSEAPIKAGPVSTAPILQSAEGRQCLADLGKSGARFSPLPDKLQAGGCSTSNTVSLDQLAGDGSSFGVTNLPSVACPVANDFAAWARFGVDRAARQILGSGLARIETFGSYACRNVAGTNRLSAHSRAHAVDVSGFVLADGRRITVKEGWSASREEREFLRTVHASACKRFGTVLGPDYNAAHRDHLHLEFGSGSFCR, via the coding sequence ATGAGGATCGGGTCTCTTGCCGCAATCGCCGTATCGCTGCTTGCCGCGTCGTGCGGCATGGTGCCCGATCGCCGCAGCGAGGCGCCGATCAAGGCCGGCCCCGTTTCGACTGCCCCGATCCTGCAGTCCGCCGAAGGGCGGCAATGCCTGGCCGACTTGGGCAAGTCGGGTGCGCGTTTTTCGCCCCTGCCCGACAAATTGCAGGCGGGCGGCTGTTCCACTTCGAACACTGTAAGCCTCGACCAGCTGGCGGGCGACGGCTCGAGCTTCGGTGTCACCAATCTCCCCTCCGTCGCCTGTCCGGTTGCGAACGATTTTGCCGCATGGGCGCGTTTCGGCGTCGACCGCGCAGCGCGGCAGATCCTCGGCAGCGGGCTTGCCCGGATCGAGACTTTCGGCAGCTACGCCTGCCGCAATGTTGCGGGAACGAACCGCCTGTCCGCCCATTCGCGCGCGCACGCCGTCGACGTGTCCGGCTTCGTCCTGGCCGACGGGCGGCGGATCACGGTAAAGGAAGGGTGGAGCGCATCGCGCGAGGAACGCGAATTCCTGCGCACCGTCCATGCCAGCGCCTGCAAGCGCTTCGGGACCGTGCTTGGTCCGGATTACAACGCGGCGCACCGCGATCACCTGCACCTGGAATTCGGTAGCGGGAGTTTCTGCCGATAA
- a CDS encoding VOC family protein: MAKITGLGGVFYVVDDPEATRAWYRDTLGIDGDYGPMLRWSEETCEQPYSLISHFKDDSYLKPGSASFMINLRVDDLDGFVAQLRAKGVDVLDEVDEGYGKFAWLLDPNGVKIELWQQLAAPE, encoded by the coding sequence ATGGCGAAGATCACCGGCCTTGGCGGCGTATTCTACGTGGTCGACGACCCCGAGGCGACACGCGCCTGGTATCGCGACACGCTGGGTATCGACGGCGACTATGGCCCCATGCTCCGCTGGAGCGAGGAAACCTGTGAGCAGCCCTATTCGCTCATCAGCCACTTCAAGGACGACAGTTACCTTAAGCCGGGTTCGGCCAGCTTCATGATCAACCTTCGCGTGGACGATCTCGACGGCTTCGTGGCCCAGCTTCGCGCCAAGGGTGTCGACGTGCTCGACGAGGTGGACGAAGGCTACGGCAAGTTCGCCTGGCTGCTCGACCCTAACGGGGTGAAGATCGAACTCTGGCAACAGCTCGCCGCACCCGAATAA
- the putP gene encoding sodium/proline symporter PutP, giving the protein MQTGTLISLALYFILMLAIGLWAWRRSTDTSEGYLLAGRNLPPSVAALSAGASDMSGWLLLGLPGALYAAGLVEAWIGIGLFVGAYFNWLIVAPRLRKQTQDLGNALTIPEFLANRFPDKAVALRVISALIVVVFFSVYTAAGLVGGGKLFETSFAGLLPDVGMSDYMLGIWITCLVVLAYTMVGGFLAVSLTDFVQGLIMVTALVIMPLVIMFGPGGSAGGSLTQVPVDGFLSLTQGLTALGFISAVTWGLGYFGQPHIIVRFMAVRSVEEVRTARNIGMTWMGVALIGAIGIGIAGRAYVERNGLVIDDPETIFIVLANLLFHPLVTGFLLAALLAAIMSTISSQLLVASSSLTEDFYKLFFRKEAGERESVNVGRICVALVALAAIWIARDPESQVLGLVSNAWAGFGAAFGPLIILSLTWDRMTGAGAVAGLVTGAAVVAAWIALGWNAQLPGFDGGLYEIVPGFIAAWLAIWLVSKATAPDGKQAVA; this is encoded by the coding sequence ATGCAGACCGGAACACTGATTTCTCTCGCCCTTTATTTCATCCTCATGCTTGCCATCGGCCTGTGGGCCTGGCGGCGCTCGACCGACACGAGCGAGGGATACCTCCTCGCCGGACGCAACCTGCCCCCGTCGGTGGCAGCGCTGTCCGCAGGCGCATCCGACATGAGCGGCTGGCTGCTGCTCGGCCTGCCCGGCGCGCTTTACGCTGCAGGCCTGGTCGAGGCGTGGATCGGGATCGGTCTGTTCGTGGGCGCCTATTTCAACTGGCTGATCGTGGCCCCGCGCCTGCGCAAGCAGACGCAGGACCTCGGCAATGCCCTGACCATCCCCGAATTCCTCGCCAACCGCTTCCCCGACAAGGCAGTCGCGCTGCGCGTCATTTCCGCGCTGATCGTGGTGGTCTTTTTCTCCGTCTACACGGCCGCCGGCCTCGTCGGCGGGGGCAAGCTGTTCGAGACGAGCTTTGCCGGCCTGCTGCCCGATGTGGGGATGAGCGATTACATGCTCGGCATCTGGATCACCTGCCTCGTCGTGCTGGCCTATACCATGGTCGGCGGTTTCCTCGCCGTCAGCCTGACCGACTTCGTGCAGGGTCTCATCATGGTGACCGCGCTCGTCATCATGCCGCTTGTCATCATGTTCGGCCCCGGGGGCAGTGCGGGCGGATCGCTGACGCAGGTGCCGGTCGACGGCTTCCTCAGCCTGACGCAGGGCCTGACCGCACTTGGCTTCATCAGCGCGGTGACCTGGGGCCTGGGCTATTTCGGCCAGCCGCACATCATCGTGCGCTTCATGGCCGTTCGCTCGGTGGAAGAGGTCAGGACCGCGCGCAATATCGGCATGACCTGGATGGGTGTTGCCCTGATCGGGGCGATCGGCATCGGCATTGCGGGCCGCGCCTATGTCGAGCGCAACGGGCTGGTGATCGACGATCCGGAGACGATCTTCATCGTCCTTGCGAACCTGCTGTTCCACCCGCTGGTCACCGGCTTCCTGCTCGCAGCGCTGCTGGCCGCGATCATGTCGACGATCAGCTCGCAATTGCTGGTCGCATCCTCGTCGCTGACGGAGGATTTCTACAAGCTGTTCTTCCGCAAGGAAGCGGGCGAGCGCGAGAGCGTCAACGTGGGCCGCATCTGCGTCGCGCTAGTGGCACTGGCGGCAATCTGGATCGCGCGCGATCCCGAAAGCCAGGTGCTCGGCCTCGTGTCGAATGCCTGGGCAGGCTTCGGCGCGGCCTTCGGTCCGCTCATTATCCTGTCGCTGACCTGGGACCGCATGACGGGCGCAGGTGCCGTGGCGGGTCTCGTCACCGGTGCGGCGGTGGTCGCGGCGTGGATTGCACTGGGCTGGAATGCGCAGCTTCCCGGATTCGATGGCGGCCTGTATGAGATCGTGCCGGGCTTCATTGCGGCATGGCTCGCCATCTGGCTGGTCAGCAAGGCGACGGCGCCGGACGGCAAGCAGGCGGTCGCCTGA
- a CDS encoding outer membrane protein yields MKKIISIISASVGFISAPAVAQEVPTDTYDGFYIGAALGGDFVDDARDDRLVFDTDGNGAFNDNVRTATGANAFSPGFCAGDANGARFTDGCGDDEAGLGYSVRLGYDQRIGNSPLVAGFLVEGEMSNATDYTTGFSTTPASYTFARELDKSIALRGRIGASPGDGRGLIYATGGFAYGQIDHEFFTTNGVNTFEVVDGDKWQFGAQFGGGAEVMVTSGVTFGIEYLYSSYDDDDAYVAVGQGSAPATNPFVLRNGGTDLKTNAGDFDKHSVRATIGYRF; encoded by the coding sequence ATGAAAAAAATTATTAGTATTATTTCCGCATCCGTCGGTTTTATTTCAGCTCCCGCAGTAGCGCAGGAGGTGCCGACCGACACCTACGATGGATTCTACATCGGGGCAGCGCTCGGCGGCGACTTCGTCGACGATGCCAGGGATGATCGCTTGGTTTTCGATACCGACGGGAATGGGGCTTTCAACGATAACGTGCGCACCGCGACAGGCGCGAATGCGTTCTCGCCCGGATTTTGTGCCGGTGATGCAAACGGCGCGCGCTTCACGGATGGTTGCGGTGATGACGAGGCCGGTCTCGGTTATTCGGTACGCCTCGGCTATGACCAGCGCATCGGGAACTCCCCGCTCGTCGCGGGTTTTCTCGTCGAAGGGGAAATGAGCAACGCAACCGATTATACGACCGGTTTCAGCACGACACCCGCGAGCTACACCTTCGCTAGGGAACTGGACAAATCCATCGCCTTGCGTGGACGGATCGGAGCATCGCCGGGCGATGGACGCGGTCTGATCTACGCCACGGGCGGGTTCGCTTACGGCCAGATCGACCACGAGTTTTTTACGACCAACGGGGTCAACACCTTCGAGGTAGTGGACGGCGACAAGTGGCAATTTGGTGCGCAGTTCGGCGGCGGTGCCGAAGTGATGGTCACTAGCGGTGTCACCTTCGGCATTGAATATCTGTATTCCAGCTACGACGATGATGACGCCTATGTCGCAGTCGGCCAGGGTAGCGCGCCGGCTACCAACCCCTTCGTTCTCCGGAATGGTGGCACAGACTTGAAAACGAACGCGGGCGATTTCGACAAGCACAGCGTCAGGGCCACGATCGGCTACCGTTTCTGA
- the typA gene encoding translational GTPase TypA, with translation MSRDLRNVAIIAHVDHGKTTLVDQLFRQSGTFRENQRIEERAMDSNDLEKERGITILAKCTSVEWNGTRINIVDTPGHADFGAEVERILSMVDGVILLVDSAEGPMPQTKFVTGKALGLGLRPIVVVNKIDRGDARPQEVLDEVFDLFASLDANDEQLDFPSLWASGRDGYASDDETARSGDLEPLFKLIVDHVPAPGLDVDAPFSFLATLLDRDNFMGRVLTGRVQSGTIKLNDPIHALDAQGNVLEVGRATKLLSFDGLDRVPVDSAQAGDIIALAGLEKATVANTIADPSVKTPIEAQPIDPPTLAMRFAVNDSPLAGREGSKVTSRMIRDRLYREAETNVAIRITESADKDSFEVAGRGELQLGVLIETMRREGFELGISRPRVLFREENGQRMEPFETVVIDVDDEHSGTVVEKMQRRKAELTEMRPSGSGKTRITFSAPSRGLIGYHGEFLSDTRGTGIMNRLFEKYDTYRGPIEGRQNGVLISMVPGEAVPYALNALEERGELFIRGGAKIYEGMIIGENAKPDDLEVNPMKSKQLTNFRSTGKDDAIRLTPPRVMTLEQAIAYIDDDEMVEVTPESIRLRKAILDPHERKRAKRAAQS, from the coding sequence ATGTCCCGCGACCTCCGCAACGTGGCGATCATCGCCCACGTCGACCACGGCAAGACCACGCTCGTCGACCAGCTCTTCCGCCAATCCGGCACTTTCCGCGAAAACCAGCGGATCGAAGAGCGTGCGATGGACTCGAACGACCTGGAAAAGGAACGCGGGATCACAATTCTCGCCAAGTGCACCAGCGTCGAATGGAACGGCACGCGCATCAACATCGTCGACACGCCCGGCCACGCCGACTTCGGCGCCGAGGTGGAACGTATCCTCAGCATGGTCGACGGCGTCATCCTGTTGGTCGACAGCGCCGAAGGCCCGATGCCGCAGACCAAGTTCGTCACCGGCAAGGCGCTGGGCCTCGGCCTGCGCCCGATCGTGGTCGTGAACAAGATCGACCGCGGCGACGCGCGCCCGCAGGAAGTGCTGGACGAAGTGTTCGACCTGTTTGCCTCGCTCGATGCAAATGACGAGCAGCTCGACTTCCCGAGCCTGTGGGCTTCGGGCCGCGACGGGTATGCCAGCGACGACGAAACCGCGCGTTCGGGCGATCTCGAGCCGCTGTTCAAGCTGATCGTCGACCACGTGCCGGCCCCCGGCCTCGATGTCGATGCGCCGTTCAGCTTCCTCGCCACCCTGCTCGACCGCGACAACTTTATGGGCCGCGTGCTCACGGGCCGCGTCCAGTCGGGCACGATCAAGCTCAACGACCCGATCCACGCGCTTGATGCGCAGGGCAACGTCCTCGAAGTCGGTCGCGCGACCAAGCTGCTGTCGTTCGACGGCCTCGACCGCGTGCCGGTCGACAGCGCGCAGGCGGGCGACATCATCGCCCTCGCGGGCCTCGAAAAGGCGACCGTTGCCAACACCATCGCCGATCCCAGCGTGAAGACGCCGATCGAAGCGCAGCCGATCGATCCGCCGACGCTGGCCATGCGCTTTGCCGTCAACGACAGCCCGCTCGCGGGCCGCGAAGGCAGCAAGGTGACGAGCCGCATGATCCGCGACCGTCTCTACCGCGAGGCGGAAACCAACGTCGCCATCCGCATCACCGAGAGCGCGGATAAGGACAGCTTCGAAGTCGCCGGTCGCGGCGAACTGCAGCTGGGCGTGCTCATCGAAACGATGCGCCGCGAAGGCTTCGAACTCGGCATCAGCCGCCCGCGCGTGCTGTTCCGTGAAGAAAACGGCCAGCGCATGGAGCCGTTCGAGACGGTCGTCATCGACGTCGACGACGAACACTCCGGCACGGTCGTGGAGAAGATGCAGCGCCGTAAGGCCGAACTTACCGAGATGCGTCCCTCGGGTTCGGGCAAGACCCGCATCACCTTCTCGGCCCCCTCGCGCGGCCTGATCGGCTATCACGGCGAATTCCTGTCCGACACGCGCGGCACGGGCATCATGAACCGCCTGTTCGAGAAGTACGACACCTATCGCGGGCCGATCGAAGGCCGCCAGAACGGCGTCCTCATCTCGATGGTCCCGGGTGAAGCCGTACCTTACGCACTCAATGCGCTGGAAGAACGCGGCGAGCTGTTCATCCGTGGCGGCGCGAAGATCTATGAAGGCATGATCATCGGCGAAAACGCCAAGCCGGACGATCTCGAAGTGAACCCGATGAAGTCGAAGCAGCTGACGAACTTCCGTTCGACCGGCAAGGACGACGCCATCCGCCTCACCCCGCCGCGCGTCATGACGCTCGAACAGGCGATCGCCTATATCGACGATGACGAAATGGTCGAAGTGACGCCGGAAAGCATCCGCCTGCGCAAGGCCATCCTCGATCCGCACGAGCGCAAGCGCGCCAAGCGCGCCGCGCAGTCATAG